The following coding sequences are from one Aethina tumida isolate Nest 87 chromosome 2, icAetTumi1.1, whole genome shotgun sequence window:
- the LOC109602414 gene encoding ankyrin-3-like isoform X7 yields MSQLMKKRFPSITSIQDLGSDGNTSFLRAARNGQLDKVLEHLKSNIDINTSNANGLNALHLASKDGHVEIVEELLKRGAVVDAATKKGNTALHIASLAGQEEVVKLLVQHGASVNVQSQNGFTPLYMAAQENHDNVVKYLLSNGANQSLSTEDGFTPLAVAMQQGHDKVVTVLLENDTRGKVRLPALHIAAKKDDVKAAKLLLENEHNPDVTSKSGFTPLHIASHYGNQQIANLLIQKGADVNYSAKHNITPLHVAAKWGKTNMVATLVDNGATIESKTRDGLTPLHCAARSGHEQVVDMLLERGAPISSKTKNGLAPLHMAAQGDHVDAARILLYHRAPVDEVTVDYLTALHVAAHCGHVRVAKLLLDRQADANARALNGFTPLHIACKKNRIKVVELLLKHGASIGATTESGLTPLHVASFMGCMNIVIYLLQHDASPDVPTVRGETPLHLAARANQTDIIRILLRNGAQVDARAREQQTPLHIASRLGNVDIVMLLLQHGAKVDNTTKDMYSALHIAAKEGQDEVAAVLIENGATLDATTKKGFTPLHLAAKYGHLKVAKLLLQKEAPVDAQGKNGVTPLHVASHYDHQNVALLLLDKGASPHATAKNGHTPLHTAARKNQMDIANTLLEYGAQPNAESKAGFTPLHLSSQEGHTDMTSLLLEHKADANHQAKNGLTPLHLCAQEDRVPAAEILVKNGAVVDTPTKAGYTPLHVACHFGQVNMVRYLLANGAKVDASTSLGYTPLHQAAQQGHTNIVNLLLENNADPNAVTNNGQTPLNIANKLGYITVIETLKVVTTTTSIITNTTTNIEEKYRVVAPEAMHETFMSDSEEEGGEDTLLGDQTYRYLTADEMKSLGDDSLPIDVTRDERIDSNRMVISGDSNMLPPQNIEDNISPEHVTQNYVEYIKKYQPDNVDIGRHPINIGKLHWKNFLVSFLVDARGGAMRGCRHSGVRVIVPPRCAPSPTRITCRYVRPQRTPHPPPLMEGEALASRVLELGPVGAKFLGPVIIEVPHFAALRGKEREIVILRSDNGENWKEHTVEATEEVVNEVLNESFEAEDLSQLEDMASGRITRILTQDFPQYFAVVSRVRQEVHAIGPEGGMVSSTVVPQVQAVFPEGALTKKIKVGLQVNLFKPRKGVPKEKLKKISVNHIPKKKRWSLIW; encoded by the exons ATGTCACAGTTAATGAAGAAAAGATTTCCCTCCATTACAAGCATTCAAGATTTAGGG tctGACGGAAATACGTCCTTTTTGCGCGCTGCGCGCAATGGCCAACTCGACAAAGTTTTGGAACACTTAAAATCCAATATCGACATTAACACCAGTAATGCG aacgGCCTTAACGCCCTTCACTTAGCATCAAAAGATGGCCATGTAGAAATAGTGGAGGAACTCCTAAAACGCGGTGCCGTAGTCGATGCCGCAACCAAAAAAGGAAACACAGCCCTCCACATAGCCTCGCTTGCGGGTCAGGAAGAGGTCGTTAAGTTGTTAGTGCAACATGGAGCTTCAGTCAATGTACAAAGCCAAAATGGTTTTACACCGCTTTACATGGCCGCTCAGGAAAATCACGACAACGTCGTCAAATACCTACTCTCCAACGGGGCAAATCAGAGTTTGTCAACCGAG gatGGGTTTACACCTCTGGCAGTTGCAATGCAACAAGGCCACGACAAAGTTGTCACCGTCCTCCTGGAGAATGACACCAGAGGAAAGGTCAGATTACCAGCACTGCACATAGCTGCTAAAAAAGATGATGTAAAAGctgcaaaattattattagag aatGAGCATAATCCTGACGTCACATCAAAATCTGGATTCACTCCTCTTCACATAGCTTCTCATTATGGCAACCAGCAAATTGCAAACCTTTTGATTCAAAAAGGAGCAGATGTTAATTACTCTGCGAAACACAACATCACACCTCTGCACGTTGCAGCAAAATGGGGCAAAACGAATATGGTGGCCACTCTGGTAGACAATGGGGCAACGATAGAGTCAAAGACCAGAGATGGATTAACACCTTTGCATTGTGCAGCGAGAAGTGGCCACGAACAAGTCGTGGATATGTTATTGGAACGAGGAGCACCAATTAGTTCAAAAACTAAG aacGGTTTGGCTCCTCTTCATATGGCTGCTCAAGGAGACCACGTGGATGCCGCCCGCATTCTCCTTTACCATCGAGCCCCGGTTGATGAAGTTACGGTCGATTATCTAACCGCCCTTCATGTCGCGGCACATTGCGGTCATGTTCGTGTGGCGAAACTCCTCCTGGATCGACAGGCTGACGCGAACGCTCGCGCTCTTAATGGTTTCACGCCTCTTCACATCGCTTGTAAAAAGAACAGGATAAAAGTTGTTGAATTGCTTTTGAAACATGGAGCAA GCATAGGAGCAACAACAGAAAGTGGACTTACACCATTACATGTCGCTAGTTTTATGGGATGTATGAATATTGTGATTTACTTGCTGCAACATGATGCTAGTCCAGATGTTCCTACAGTTAGAGGTGAAACACCACTTCACCTCGCAGCACGTGCTAATCAG actGATATTATCAGAATACTTTTGCGAAATGGCGCTCAAGTAGATGCGAGAGCCAGAGAGCAACAGACGCCTCTTCACATCGCTTCTAGATTAGGCAATGTTGATATTGTTATGCTTTTGTTGCAACATGGCGCAAAGGTAGACAATACAACCAAAGACATGTACTCAGCGCTACACATAGCAGCGAAGGAAGGCCAAGATGAG GTCGCTGCGGTTTTGATAGAGAACGGAGCCACTTTAGATGCAACCACCAAAAAAGGATTTACCCCACTACATCTTGCAGCCAAATATGGACATCTTAAAGTGGCAAAACTTCTTTTGCAAAAGGAGGCTCCAGTGGATGCCCAAGGCAAAAACGGAGTCACTCCATTGCATGTTGCCTCCCATTACGATCACCAGAATGTCGCGTTACTTCTTCTGGACAAGGGAGCATCTCCTCACGCAACCGCCAAGAATGGCCACACTCCTTTGCATACAGCTGCAAGGAAAAACCAAATGGACATAGCGAATACCCTTCTAGAATACGGTGCTCAGCCAAATGCTGAGAGTAAAGCTGGATTTACCCCTCTGCATCTTAGTTCACAAGAAGGACACACTGATATGACGTCGCTGCTTCTTGAGCATAAGGCGGACGCAAACCACCAAGCCAAG AATGGCTTGACTCCATTGCACTTATGCGCTCAAGAAGACAGAGTCCCTGCCGCTGAAATCTTAGTTAAGAATGGGGCAGTTGTGGATACTCCAACGAAAGCGGGATACACACCGCTACACGTGGCTTGCCACTTTGGACAAGTTAACATGGTCAGGTATCTTTTGGCTAATGGAGCCAAAGTCGACGCATCGACATCCTTGGGCTATACGCCACTTCATCAGGCTGCGCAACAAGGACACACCAATATTGTCAATCTTCTATTAGAAAACAACGCAGATCCAAATGCTGTGACAAAC AACGGCCAGACACCTTTGAACATCGCTAACAAACTTGGATATATCACTGTCATTGAAACCCTAAAAGTTGTAACAACTACTACATCGATTATCACGAATACTACCACTAATATAGAAGAAAAATATAGAGTAGTAGCCCCTGAAGCTATGCACGAAACATTTATGTCAGATTCTGAAGAGGAAGGAG GAGAGGACACCTTGTTGGGCGATCAAACGTACAGATATTTGACGGCTGACGAGATGAAATCGCTGGGCGACGACTCGCTGCCCATCGACGTGACCAGAGACGAGCGCATCGATTCCAATAGGATGGTGATCAGCGGCGACAGCAACATGCTACCCCCTCAGAACATCGAGGACAACATCAGTCCCGAACATGTCACCCAGAACTACGTGGAGTACATCAAAAAGTATCAACCCGATAATGTTGATATTGGCCGGCATCCCATCAACATTGG AAAATTACATTGGAAGAA CTTTCTTGTGTCATTCTTGGTTGACGCTCGTGGTGGCGCAATGCGAGGATGTCGACATTCAGGCGTGCGGGTCATAGTACCCCCAAGATGCGCCCCCAGTCCCACTCGAATAACCTGTCGATACGTTCGACCGCAACGAACTCCCCATCCCCCTCCATTAATGGAGGGCGAAGCACTCGCCAGTCGCGTCCTAGAATTGGGTCCCGTTGGAGCTAAATTCTTAGG acCCGTCATAATCGAAGTACCACATTTCGCCGCCCTGCGTGGCAAAGAACGAGAAATCGTAATCCTACGCTCCGACAATGGAGAAAACTGGAAGGAGCACACCGTCGAAGCAACTGAAGAAGTTGTCAATGAAGTACTGAACGAAAGCTTCGAAGCTGAAG atttaagCCAGCTAGAGGACATGGCGTCGGGTAGAATAACACGAATTCTGACGCAAGATTTCCCACAGTATTTCGCTGTCGTATCCAGAGTGCGTCAAGAAGTACACGCGATTGGACCTGAAGGTGGCATGGTCTCTAGTACTGTGGTACCGCAAGTTCAAGCGGTGTTCCCAGAGGGCGCGCTTACGAAGAAGATTAAAGTTGGGCTCcaggtaaatttatttaaacctaGAAAGGGGGTGCCTAAagagaaattgaaaaaaattagtgtTAATCATATACCAAAGAAAAAGCGCTGGTCGTTGATATGGTAA